The DNA window TTAAAATGCGCCGACTCGACAGCCTGGAGTTACCCGAGCATGGCACAGTCAGCCTCAGTGAAACCGGCAACCACATCATGTTGCTGGGATTGAAAGCACCGCTGCAGGAAGGACAGAAGATCGCCCTGACCCTGACCTTTGCCGATGGTCAAAGCCTGGAGATCACTTTGCCGGTCTCCAAACAAGGGGCCAATGCAGCGCCACACGAACATCACCACTAGGGAGTATGTTAGATGCAAATCACATGGAAGAAGATCCTGGCCCTGGCTGCCACAGTCATACTGATACTGTACGGTGTCAGCATCTGGTGGAGCAGTGAACCCGATGTCCTTGAACCCGAAGTACTGAACACGGAAACCGGCGAAATCATTACCGGTTACGCCACTACCAGTGCCCTGATAAATACCCTGGATACCTTGCTCAGCAAACCCGGTGGTTGGTTATCGAACGACGTGGCCCCGCCGTCGGTGCTGATGGACAACATGCCGGCCTTTGAATTCGGCGCTTTGGAGCAAGCGCGGGATCTGGCACTGATCATGCGCAAGGAATTCAGCCGCTCCCAGTCCCAGTCCACCGCCGACAACGACCTGTTCGAAGCCCACTCCAAGCTCAACATAGCCCACAGCAACTGGCTGATCCCCAGTGCCGAAAGCCAGTATGGTGATGCAATTAAACTGCTCAAGCTGTACCGCGCCCGGATTGCCGACAGCCACAACCAAAATGCCCAGTTCTACGCCCGGGCCGACAATCTCAACGAATGGCTCAAGGAAGTGCAGAAGCGCCTGGGCAGCATGTCCCAGCGCCTGTCGGCCAGTGTGGGACAGGAAAGGCTGAATACGGATCTGGCCGGCGATACCGCCGCTCGCCAATCCACGCCCAATCTCGCCAGCCAGCACATTAAAAC is part of the Shewanella cyperi genome and encodes:
- a CDS encoding DUF2333 family protein, yielding MQITWKKILALAATVILILYGVSIWWSSEPDVLEPEVLNTETGEIITGYATTSALINTLDTLLSKPGGWLSNDVAPPSVLMDNMPAFEFGALEQARDLALIMRKEFSRSQSQSTADNDLFEAHSKLNIAHSNWLIPSAESQYGDAIKLLKLYRARIADSHNQNAQFYARADNLNEWLKEVQKRLGSMSQRLSASVGQERLNTDLAGDTAARQSTPNLASQHIKTGWWQIDDVFYEARGSCWALLNFMRAVEVDFADVLKKKNAEVSLRQIIRELESTQQTVWSPMILNGSGFGLVANHSLVMANYVSRANAAVIDLTNLLSQG